A region from the Coffea eugenioides isolate CCC68of chromosome 9, Ceug_1.0, whole genome shotgun sequence genome encodes:
- the LOC113783793 gene encoding protein ALP1-like encodes MHHTTSSSNMHPRSRRYYDRERGVGHVRLFNDYFADNPVYPSHIFRRQFRMRRELFLRIVESITNHSEFFRMRIDAAGKKGLSPLQKITSAIRQLAYGAPADQLDEYIRRGETTAIECLSQFCRCVIDIYGAQYLRRPNANDVERLLNLHSERHGFLGMLGSIDCMHWQWRNCPMAWKGQFARGDQGSPTIMLEAVASADLWIWHAFFGVAGSNNDINVLNQSPLFNDVLQGYAPDVQFMVNGTQFSKGYYLADDIYPEWATFVKSFSSPRDPKRIKFKQMQETARKDVERAFGVLQSRWAIVRGPARFWHRAKLKDIMYTCIILHNMIVKDEGDAIRNWDADDDNPTIPVTQGLAENFQYYLQRNAELCDREVHYQLRLDLVEHIWERFGGNNNEN; translated from the coding sequence ATGCACCACACTACTTCAAGTTCTAATATGCATCCACGTAGTCGAAGATATTATGATCGAGAGCGGGGTGTCGGGCATGTCCGGCTCTTTAATGATTATTTTGCCGACAATCCAGTTTATCCTTCACATATATTCCGCCGACAGTTTCGAATGAGAAGAGAATTATTCCTTCGAATTGTGGAGTCCATTACAAATCATTCTGAGTTTTTTCGAATGAGGATTGATGCAGCAGGCAAAAAGGGACTTTCTCCTCTTCAAAAAATCACGTCAGCTATCCGACAATTAGCATATGGAGCACCAGCTGATCAATTGGATGAGTACATAAGGAGGGGTGAAACCACTGCAATCGAGTGTTTGTCACAATTTTGCCGATGTGTGATTGATATTTATGGGGCACAATACTTGAGAAGGCCTAATGCTAATGACGTTGAACGTTTACTTAATTTGCATTCTGAGCGGCATGGCTTCCTTGGCATGCTTGGTAGCATTGACTGCATGCACTGGCAATGGAGGAATTGCCCCATGGCATGGAAAGGTCAATTTGCTCGAGGTGATCAAGGATCTCCCACAATAATGCTAGAAGCAGTAGCATCAGCCGATTTATGGATATGGCATGCATTTTTTGGTGTCGCGGGGTCTAACAATGACATCAATGTGCTCAATCAATCTCCACTATTTAACGACGTATTGCAAGGATACGCTCCTGATGTTCAATTTATGGTAAATGGCACCCAATTCAGTAAAGGGTATTATCTAGCAGATGACATATATCCAGAATGGGCAACATTTGTTAAAAGTTTCTCATCTCCTAGAGATCCAAAGAGGATCAAGTTTAAACAAATGCAGGAGACTGCAAGAAAAGACGTTGAGCGAGCATTTGGAGTGCTCCAATCTCGTTGGGCTATTGTACGTGGTCCTGCTCGATTTTGGCATAGAGCAAAACTCAAAGATATAATGTACACATGCATCATATTGCACAATATGATTGTCAAAGATGAAGGAGATGCAATAAGAAACTGGGATGCCGACGATGACAATCCAACGATTCCTGTGACTCAAGGTTTGGCCGAAAATTTTCAATATTACCTTCAAAGGAACGCAGAATTATGTGATCGAGAAGTACATTATCAACTTCGATTAGACTTAGTTGAGCATATTTGGGAACGATTCGGAGGCAATAACAATGAAAACTAG
- the LOC113783360 gene encoding uncharacterized protein At2g34460, chloroplastic isoform X1: MATTLLKTSLFQAFPFTNKTFAIFLSPCRRRTRSFDLKASLMEGSSEVKENEEGSRGGKKKIFVAGATGSTGKRIAEQLLARGFAVKAGVRDIDKAKTTFSANPDLQFINADVTEGSAKLADAIGDDSDAVICATGFRRSWDLLAPWKVDNFGTVNLVEACRKRGVDRFILISSILVNGAAMGQLLNPAYIILNALGLVLIAKLQAEQYIRKSGINYTIIRPGGLRNDPPSGNIVMEPEDTLYEGSISRDQVAQVAVEALLHPESNYKVVEIVARAEAAKRTFEELFGSIKQR, from the exons ATGGCCACAACTCTCCTCAAAACCTCTCTCTTTCAAGCTTTTCCTTTCACCAACAAAACCTTTGCTATCTTCCTCTCCCCTTGCAGAAGAAGAACTCGGTCCTTCGACCTCAAAGCATCGTTG ATGGAAGGTAGTAGTGAAGTGAAAGAGAACGAGGAGGGCAGCAGGGGTGGAAAGAAGAAAATCTTCGTTGCTGGTGCCACTGGAAGCACTGGCAAGAGGATAGCTGAGCAGCTTTTGGCTAGGGGTTTTGCTGTCAAGGCTGGTGTCCGGGATATTGATAAGGCCAAAACAACCTTTTCTGCGAACCCTGATCTTCAATTT ATAAATGCAGATGTAACAGAGGGTTCAGCAAAACTAGCTGATGCCATTGGTGATGATTCAGATGCAGTAATTTGTGCAACGGGCTTTCGACGTTCATGGGATTTATTGGCTCCATGGAAG GTTGACAATTTTGGCACAGTAAACCTTGTTGAAGCGTGCCGAAAACGTGGGGTTGATAGATTTATCCTTATTAGTTCAATTTTAGTAAATGGTGCTGCTATGGGGCAATTATTAAATCCAGCCTACATAATTCTGAATGCATTGGGACTTGTATTAATAGCAAAGCTTCAGGCAGAGCAATACATCAGGAAATCAGGAATCAACTACACAATCATAAGACCAGGTGGGTTAAGGAATGATCCACCTTCAGGAAATATAGTAATGGAGCCAGAG GACACACTTTATGAAGGCTCAATATCCAGAGATCAGGTTGCTCAAGTTGCTGTTGAGGCATTGCTTCATCCAGAATCTAATTATAAAGTTGTAGAGATAGTTGCTCGTGCTGAAGCTGCGAAACGGACATTTGAGGAACTCTTTGGTTCCATAAAACAGCGGTGA
- the LOC113783360 gene encoding uncharacterized protein At2g34460, chloroplastic isoform X2 produces the protein MATTLLKTSLFQAFPFTNKTFAIFLSPCRRRTRSFDLKASLMEGSSEVKENEEGSRGGKKKIFVAGATGSTGKRIAEQLLARGFAVKAGVRDIDKAKTTFSANPDLQFVDNFGTVNLVEACRKRGVDRFILISSILVNGAAMGQLLNPAYIILNALGLVLIAKLQAEQYIRKSGINYTIIRPGGLRNDPPSGNIVMEPEDTLYEGSISRDQVAQVAVEALLHPESNYKVVEIVARAEAAKRTFEELFGSIKQR, from the exons ATGGCCACAACTCTCCTCAAAACCTCTCTCTTTCAAGCTTTTCCTTTCACCAACAAAACCTTTGCTATCTTCCTCTCCCCTTGCAGAAGAAGAACTCGGTCCTTCGACCTCAAAGCATCGTTG ATGGAAGGTAGTAGTGAAGTGAAAGAGAACGAGGAGGGCAGCAGGGGTGGAAAGAAGAAAATCTTCGTTGCTGGTGCCACTGGAAGCACTGGCAAGAGGATAGCTGAGCAGCTTTTGGCTAGGGGTTTTGCTGTCAAGGCTGGTGTCCGGGATATTGATAAGGCCAAAACAACCTTTTCTGCGAACCCTGATCTTCAATTT GTTGACAATTTTGGCACAGTAAACCTTGTTGAAGCGTGCCGAAAACGTGGGGTTGATAGATTTATCCTTATTAGTTCAATTTTAGTAAATGGTGCTGCTATGGGGCAATTATTAAATCCAGCCTACATAATTCTGAATGCATTGGGACTTGTATTAATAGCAAAGCTTCAGGCAGAGCAATACATCAGGAAATCAGGAATCAACTACACAATCATAAGACCAGGTGGGTTAAGGAATGATCCACCTTCAGGAAATATAGTAATGGAGCCAGAG GACACACTTTATGAAGGCTCAATATCCAGAGATCAGGTTGCTCAAGTTGCTGTTGAGGCATTGCTTCATCCAGAATCTAATTATAAAGTTGTAGAGATAGTTGCTCGTGCTGAAGCTGCGAAACGGACATTTGAGGAACTCTTTGGTTCCATAAAACAGCGGTGA